A single window of Watersipora subatra chromosome 11, tzWatSuba1.1, whole genome shotgun sequence DNA harbors:
- the LOC137408520 gene encoding ctenidin-3-like isoform X2, which produces MNKLTLVVLLAVICAVYGQSYSNGRGSCRELWRRNNCARNTRSPVCANLRRRGCGGGGPGPQVGFSSSSSSSSSSSSSSSSSSSSSSSSTSTPSSTSSTSTTPYYTSSYAPVRRNPGYNGGGFPGGPGGGFPGGPGGFSGGNRGGPGGNRGRPGGNRGGNDGGNRGGNDGGNRGGNDGGNRGGNDGGNRGGNNGGNQGGNDGGNRGGGFFGNLGGIINRFSGGNQDDGGHRRGGLLGSFNFLK; this is translated from the exons ATGAACAAGTTAACATTAGTCGTCCTATTGGCCGTCATATGCGCCGTATACGGTCAGAGTTACAGTAATGGCAGAGGG AGCTGCAGGGAACTTTGGCGACGCAATAACTGCGCTCGCAATACCAGAAGTCCAGTATGTGCGAACCTAAGAAGAAGAGGTTGCGGTGGAGGAGGACCAGGACCACAAGTCGGATTCAGCTCAAGTAGTTCCAGCAGTTCCAGCAGTTCCAGTTCGTCATCATCAagctcatcatcatcatcatcatcaacaTCGACACCCTCCAGCACCTCCTCAACCAGCACCACTCCATACTATACCTCATCATATGCACCA GTACGAAGAAACCCTGGATATAATGGGGGTGGATTTCCTGGAGGTCCTGGTGGTGGATTCCCCGGAGGTCCTGGTGGATTCTCTGGAGGCAACAGAGGTGGACCCGGAGGCAACCGAGGTAGACCCGGGGGCAACAGAGGTGGAAATGATGGAGGCAACCGAGGGGGAAATGACGGAGGCAACAGAGGTGGAAATGACGGCGGCAACCGAGGGGGAAATGACGGAGGCAACAGAG GTGGAAATAACGGAGGCAACCAAGGTGGAAATGATGGAGGCAACCGAGGTGGTGGATTTTTTGGAAACCTCGGTGGTATTATCAACCGTTTCAGCGGTGGTAATCAAGATGACGGAGGTCATAGACGAGGTGGCCTACTCGGtagtttcaactttttaaagtaa
- the LOC137408520 gene encoding circumsporozoite protein-like isoform X1, giving the protein MNKLTLVVLLAVICAVYGQSYSNGRGSCRELWRRNNCARNTRSPVCANLRRRGCGGGGPGPQVGFSSSSSSSSSSSSSSSSSSSSSSSSTSTPSSTSSTSTTPYYTSSYAPVRRNPGYNGGGFPGGPGGGFPGGPGGFSGGNRGGPGGNRGRPGGNRGGNDGGNRGGNDGGNRGGNDGGNRGGNDGGNRGGNDGGNRGGNNGGNQGGNNGGNQGGNDGGNRGGGFFGNLGGIINRFSGGNQDDGGHRRGGLLGSFNFLK; this is encoded by the exons ATGAACAAGTTAACATTAGTCGTCCTATTGGCCGTCATATGCGCCGTATACGGTCAGAGTTACAGTAATGGCAGAGGG AGCTGCAGGGAACTTTGGCGACGCAATAACTGCGCTCGCAATACCAGAAGTCCAGTATGTGCGAACCTAAGAAGAAGAGGTTGCGGTGGAGGAGGACCAGGACCACAAGTCGGATTCAGCTCAAGTAGTTCCAGCAGTTCCAGCAGTTCCAGTTCGTCATCATCAagctcatcatcatcatcatcatcaacaTCGACACCCTCCAGCACCTCCTCAACCAGCACCACTCCATACTATACCTCATCATATGCACCA GTACGAAGAAACCCTGGATATAATGGGGGTGGATTTCCTGGAGGTCCTGGTGGTGGATTCCCCGGAGGTCCTGGTGGATTCTCTGGAGGCAACAGAGGTGGACCCGGAGGCAACCGAGGTAGACCCGGGGGCAACAGAGGTGGAAATGATGGAGGCAACCGAGGGGGAAATGACGGAGGCAACAGAGGTGGAAATGACGGCGGCAACCGAGGGGGAAATGACGGAGGCAACAGAGGTGGAAATGACGGAGGCAACCGAGGGGGAAATAACGGAGGCAACCAAGGTGGAAATAACGGAGGCAACCAAGGTGGAAATGATGGAGGCAACCGAGGTGGTGGATTTTTTGGAAACCTCGGTGGTATTATCAACCGTTTCAGCGGTGGTAATCAAGATGACGGAGGTCATAGACGAGGTGGCCTACTCGGtagtttcaactttttaaagtaa